The Sebastes fasciatus isolate fSebFas1 chromosome 4, fSebFas1.pri, whole genome shotgun sequence genome window below encodes:
- the LOC141766245 gene encoding beta-1,3-galactosyl-O-glycosyl-glycoprotein beta-1,6-N-acetylglucosaminyltransferase 3-like encodes MFFTRLLKMLRIPCLILTGMLLFFVLWKTALNWPSLPDLRITQKTALNRPSLPDLRIPQQLSNDLPGCSALLSGDVEGKKDKLEMLLTSRKRKSLLSEDFYLNVNQDCPSYIERRGFFTEPLSEEEKDFPIAYSMVIHEKIEMFERLLRAVYTPQNIYCVHVDQKSPKEFQKAVEAITSCFPNVFIASRLERVVYTSWSRVQADLNCIKNLLNSPVQWRYLLNTCGTDFPIKTNGEIVQALTALNGRNSMETEATNDYKKGRWQYHYDVTNTAVIKTDVKKSPPPISSPMFQGNAYIVVTRAFMEHVMQDREVQQLVEWEWDTHCPEEHLWATLQRMPSVPGSTPAHSKYDTSDLLAIARVVKWSELTGDMKNGAPYYPCTGIYRRGVCVYGAGDLPWLMRQHHLFANKFDPLVDDVAIRCLESVLYHKALGHDPLLTDHTTL; translated from the coding sequence ATGTTTTTTACAAGGCTGTTGAAGATGTTGAGGATCCCCTGTCTTATCCTCACAGGTATGctccttttttttgtcctttggAAAACTGCATTGAACTGGCCGTCATTGCCTGATCTCAGAATAACACAGAAAACTGCATTGAACAGGCCATCATTGCCTGATCTCAGAATACCACAGCAGCTCTCTAATGACCTGCCTGGCTGCTCGGCTCTCCTCAGTGGAGACGTAGAGGGCAAGAAAGACAAATTAGAAATGCTTCTGACATCCAGGAAGAGAAAGTCTCTTTTATCTGAGGACTTCTACCTTAATGTGAATCAAGACTGTCCTTCTTACATTGAAAGGAGAGGTTTCTTTACAGAGCCTCTCAGTGAAGAGGAGAAGGATTTTCCCATTGCCTACTCCATGGTGATCCATGAGAAGATTGAGATGTTCGAGCGACTTCTACGAGCTGTTTACACTCCGCAGAACATCTACTGTGTACATGTGGACCAGAAATCCCCAAAGGAATTTCAGAAGGCCGTGGAGGCAATTACTTCTTGCTTTCCTAATGTGTTTATAGCCAGCAGGTTAGAAAGAGTGGTATATACCTCGTGGTCGCGGGTGCAGGCAGACTTGAACTGCATAAAAAACCTCCTGAACTCACCCGTCCAGTGGAGGTACCTGCTAAACACCTGCGGGACAGACTTCCCCATCAAAACCAACGGAGAGATTGTTCAGGCCCTGACAGCTCTAAACGGGAGAAACAGCATGGAGACTGAGGCCACCAATGACTACAAGAAAGGCCGTTGGCAGTATCATTACGATGTGACTAACACAGCTGTCATCAAGACAGATGTGAAGAAAAGTCCCCCACCCATTAGCAGCCCCATGTTCCAAGGAAATGCTTACATTGTGGTCACGAGAGCCTTTATGGAACATGTGATGCAGGACAGAGAGGTTCAGCAGCTTGTGGAGTGGGAGTGGGACACACACTGCCCTGAGGAGCACTTGTGGGCCACGCTACAGAGGATGCCCTCTGTTCCCGGATCAACACCAGCCCACTCAAAGTACGATACATCAGACTTGCTGGCCATCGCTCGTGTGGTGAAGTGGAGCGAATTAACAGGAGATATGAAAAACGGAGCCCCGTACTATCCCTGCACTGGTATTTACAGAAGAGGGGTTTGTGTGTATGGAGCTGGTGACCTCCCGTGGCTCATGAGACAACatcatctctttgcaaataagTTTGATCCTCTGGTTGATGATGTTGCTATCAGATGTCTGGAGTCAGTCCTGTATCACAAAGCTTTAGGCCATGACCCACTGCTAACAGATCACACCACGTTGTAA
- the LOC141766246 gene encoding beta-1,3-galactosyl-O-glycosyl-glycoprotein beta-1,6-N-acetylglucosaminyltransferase 3-like isoform X2: MFFTRLLKMLRIPCLILTGMLLFFVLWKTALNLPSMPDLRIPQQLSNDLPGCSAIFSGDVEGKKDKLEMLLTSKKRKTLLSEDFYLNVTQDCPSYIERRGFFTEPLSEEEKDFPIAYSMVIHEKIEMFERLLRAVYTLQNIYCVHVDQKSPKEFQKAVEAITSCFPNVFIASRLERVVYTSWSRVQADLNCMKNLLNSPIQWRYLLNTCGTDFPIKTNGEIVQALKALNGRNSMETEATNDYKKGRWQYHYDVTNTAVIKTDVKKSHPPISSPMFSGNAYFVVTRAFVEHVMQDREVQQLLEWERDTYSPDEHLWATLQRMPSVPESTPANSKYDTSDMLAIARVVKWSYLTGDVRHGAPYYPCTGDYRRAICVYGAGDLPWLLGQHHLFANKFDPLVDDVAIRCLESVLYHKALGHDPLLTDQYSTTL; encoded by the exons ATGTTTTTTACAAGGCTGTTGAAGATGTTGAGGATCCCCTGTCTTATCCTCACAGGTATGCTCCTCTTTTTTGTCCTTTGGAAAACTGCATTGAACTT GCCATCAATGCCTGATCTCAGAATACCACAGCAACTCTCCAATGACCTGCCTGGCTGCTCGGCTATCTTCAGTGGCGACGTAGAGGGCAAGAAAGACAAATTAGAAATGCTTCTGACATCCAAAAAGAGAAAGACTCTTTTATCTGAGGACTTCTACCTTAATGTGACTCAAGACTGTCCTTCTTACATTGAAAGGAGAGGTTTCTTTACAGAGCCTCTCagtgaagaagagaaggatTTTCCCATTGCCTACTCCATGGTGATCCATGAGAAGATTGAGATGTTCGAGCGACTTCTACGAGCTGTTTACACTCTGCAGAACATCTACTGTGTACATGTGGACCAGAAATCCCCAAAGGAATTTCAGAAGGCCGTGGAGGCAATTACTTCTTGCTTTCCTAATGTGTTTATAGCCAGCAGGTTAGAAAGAGTGGTATATACCTCGTGGTCGCGGGTGCAGGCAGACTTGAACTGCATGAAAAACCTCCTGAACTCACCCATCCAGTGGAGGTACCTGCTAAACACCTGCGGGACAGACTTCCCCATCAAAACCAATGGAGAGATTGTTCAGGCTCTGAAGGCCCTCAATGGGAGAAACAGCATGGAGACTGAGGCCACCAATGACTACAAGAAAGGCCGTTGGCAGTATCATTACGATGTGACTAACACAGCTGTCATCAAGACAGATGTGAAGAAAAGCCACCCACCCATTAGCAGCCCCATGTTCTCAGGAAATGCTTACTTTGTGGTCACGAGAGCCTTTGTGGAACATGTAATGCAGGACAGAGAGGTTCAGCAGCTTCTGGAGTGGGAGAGGGACACATACAGCCCTGATGAGCACTTGTGGGCCACTCTACAGAGGATGCCCTCTGTTCCCGAATCAACACCAGCCAACTCCAAGTACGATACATCAGACATGCTGGCCATCGCTCGTGTGGTGAAGTGGAGCTACTTAACAGGAGATGTGAGACACGGAGCCCCGTACTATCCCTGCACTGGTGATTACAGAAGAGCAATTTGTGTGTACGGAGCTGGTGACCTCCCGTGGCTCCTTGGACAACatcatctctttgcaaataagTTTGATCCTCTGGTTGATGATGTTGCTATCAGATGTCTGGAGTCAGTCCTCTATCACAAAGCTTTAGGCCATGACCCACTGCTAACAGATCAATATTCCACCACGTTGTAA
- the LOC141766243 gene encoding beta-1,3-galactosyl-O-glycosyl-glycoprotein beta-1,6-N-acetylglucosaminyltransferase 3-like, protein MFFTRLLKMLRIPCLILTGMLLFFVLWKTALNLPSLPDLRIPQITALNLPSLPDLRIPQKTALNRPSLPDLRIPQITALNTPSLPDLRIPQQLSNDLPGCSAIFSGDVEGKKDKLEMLQTSWKRKTLLSEDFYLNVTQDCPSYIERRGFFTEPLSEEEKDFPIAYSMVIHEKIEMFERLLRAVYTPQNIYCVHVDQKSPKEFQKAVEAITSCFPNVFIASRLERVVYTSWSRVQADLNCMKDLLNSPVQWRYLLNTCGTDFPIKTNGEIVQALTALNGRNSMETEATNDYKKGRWQYHYDVTNTSVIKTDVKKSPPPISSPMFQGNAYIVVTRAFMEHVMQDREVQQLVEWEWDTHTPEEHFWATLQRMPSVPGSTPAHSKYDTSDLLAIARVVKWSELAGDMKNGAPYYPCTGIYRREVCVYGAGDLPWLMRQHHLFANKFDPLVDDVAIRCLESVLYHKALGHDPLLTDHTTL, encoded by the coding sequence ATGTTTTTTACAAGGCTGTTGAAGATGTTGAGGATCCCCTGTCTTATCCTCACAGGTATGCTCCTCTTTTTTGTCCTTTGGAAAACTGCATTGAACTTGCCTTCATTGCCTGATCTCAGAATACCACAGATAACTGCATTGAACTTGCCGTCATTGCCTGATCTCAGAATACCACAGAAAACTGCATTGAACAGGCCTTCATTGCCTGATCTCAGAATACCACAGATAACTGCATTGAACACGCCGTCATTGCCTGATCTCAGAATACCACAGCAGCTCTCCAATGACCTGCCTGGCTGCTCGGCTATCTTCAGTGGCGACGTAGAGGGCAAGAAAGACAAATTAGAAATGCTTCAGACATCCTGGAAGAGAAAGACTCTTTTATCTGAGGACTTCTACCTTAATGTGACTCAAGACTGTCCTTCTTACATTGAAAGGAGAGGTTTCTTTACAGAGCCTCTCAGTGAAGAGGAGAAGGATTTTCCCATTGCCTACTCCATGGTGATCCATGAGAAGATTGAGATGTTTGAGCGACTTCTACGAGCTGTTTACACTCCGCAGAACATCTACTGTGTACATGTGGACCAGAAATCCCCAAAGGAATTTCAGAAGGCCGTGGAGGCAATTACTTCTTGCTTTCCTAATGTGTTTATAGCCAGCAGGTTAGAAAGAGTGGTATATACCTCGTGGTCGCGGGTGCAGGCAGACTTGAACTGCATGAAAGACCTCCTGAACTCACCCGTCCAGTGGAGGTACCTGCTAAACACCTGCGGGACAGACTTCCCCATCAAAACCAACGGAGAGATTGTTCAGGCCCTGACGGCTCTAAACGGGAGAAACAGCATGGAGACTGAGGCCACCAATGACTACAAGAAAGGCCGTTGGCAGTATCATTACGATGTGACTAACACATCTGTCATCAAGACAGATGTGAAGAAAAGTCCCCCACCCATTAGCAGCCCCATGTTCCAAGGAAATGCTTACATTGTGGTCACGAGAGCCTTTATGGAACATGTGATGCAGGACAGAGAGGTTCAGCAGCTTGTGGAGTGggagtgggacacacacacccCTGAGGAGCACTTTTGGGCCACTCTACAGAGGATGCCCTCTGTTCCCGGATCAACACCAGCCCACTCAAAGTACGATACATCAGACTTGCTGGCCATCGCTCGTGTGGTGAAGTGGAGCGAATTAGCAGGAGATATGAAAAACGGAGCCCCGTACTATCCCTGCACTGGTATTTACAGAAGAGAGGTTTGTGTGTATGGAGCTGGTGACCTCCCGTGGCTCATGAGACAACatcatctctttgcaaataagTTTGATCCTCTGGTTGATGATGTTGCTATCAGATGTCTGGAGTCAGTCCTGTATCACAAAGCTTTAGGCCATGACCCACTGCTAACAGATCACACCACGTTGTAA
- the LOC141766246 gene encoding beta-1,3-galactosyl-O-glycosyl-glycoprotein beta-1,6-N-acetylglucosaminyltransferase 3-like isoform X1 produces MPDLRIPQQLSNDLPGCSAIFSGDVEGKKDKLEMLLTSKKRKTLLSEDFYLNVTQDCPSYIERRGFFTEPLSEEEKDFPIAYSMVIHEKIEMFERLLRAVYTLQNIYCVHVDQKSPKEFQKAVEAITSCFPNVFIASRLERVVYTSWSRVQADLNCMKNLLNSPIQWRYLLNTCGTDFPIKTNGEIVQALKALNGRNSMETEATNDYKKGRWQYHYDVTNTAVIKTDVKKSHPPISSPMFSGNAYFVVTRAFVEHVMQDREVQQLLEWERDTYSPDEHLWATLQRMPSVPESTPANSKYDTSDMLAIARVVKWSYLTGDVRHGAPYYPCTGDYRRAICVYGAGDLPWLLGQHHLFANKFDPLVDDVAIRCLESVLYHKALGHDPLLTDQYSTTL; encoded by the coding sequence ATGCCTGATCTCAGAATACCACAGCAACTCTCCAATGACCTGCCTGGCTGCTCGGCTATCTTCAGTGGCGACGTAGAGGGCAAGAAAGACAAATTAGAAATGCTTCTGACATCCAAAAAGAGAAAGACTCTTTTATCTGAGGACTTCTACCTTAATGTGACTCAAGACTGTCCTTCTTACATTGAAAGGAGAGGTTTCTTTACAGAGCCTCTCagtgaagaagagaaggatTTTCCCATTGCCTACTCCATGGTGATCCATGAGAAGATTGAGATGTTCGAGCGACTTCTACGAGCTGTTTACACTCTGCAGAACATCTACTGTGTACATGTGGACCAGAAATCCCCAAAGGAATTTCAGAAGGCCGTGGAGGCAATTACTTCTTGCTTTCCTAATGTGTTTATAGCCAGCAGGTTAGAAAGAGTGGTATATACCTCGTGGTCGCGGGTGCAGGCAGACTTGAACTGCATGAAAAACCTCCTGAACTCACCCATCCAGTGGAGGTACCTGCTAAACACCTGCGGGACAGACTTCCCCATCAAAACCAATGGAGAGATTGTTCAGGCTCTGAAGGCCCTCAATGGGAGAAACAGCATGGAGACTGAGGCCACCAATGACTACAAGAAAGGCCGTTGGCAGTATCATTACGATGTGACTAACACAGCTGTCATCAAGACAGATGTGAAGAAAAGCCACCCACCCATTAGCAGCCCCATGTTCTCAGGAAATGCTTACTTTGTGGTCACGAGAGCCTTTGTGGAACATGTAATGCAGGACAGAGAGGTTCAGCAGCTTCTGGAGTGGGAGAGGGACACATACAGCCCTGATGAGCACTTGTGGGCCACTCTACAGAGGATGCCCTCTGTTCCCGAATCAACACCAGCCAACTCCAAGTACGATACATCAGACATGCTGGCCATCGCTCGTGTGGTGAAGTGGAGCTACTTAACAGGAGATGTGAGACACGGAGCCCCGTACTATCCCTGCACTGGTGATTACAGAAGAGCAATTTGTGTGTACGGAGCTGGTGACCTCCCGTGGCTCCTTGGACAACatcatctctttgcaaataagTTTGATCCTCTGGTTGATGATGTTGCTATCAGATGTCTGGAGTCAGTCCTCTATCACAAAGCTTTAGGCCATGACCCACTGCTAACAGATCAATATTCCACCACGTTGTAA